Genomic window (Oryza sativa Japonica Group chromosome 3, ASM3414082v1):
aaatgaaacaaacaaagaatcaTTTATTTCTATGAAGAAGTATACAACTATAATGCAATGGTAGGTAGCTCAGAAAAGTATATAGATGATATTAAGATGCCTACGCTGGGGTTCATTGCCATGTAATCGCTGGGCACTTCAAGTGAGTCAGAGAAGTGATGATCTGGAATCAATTGACTTTCTCTAGGGCAAGGTAGAATTCCAGAGACATGATTTGTTGCGACCTCTTTCCCTCGAGAGGTACAATAAGCATGAATGTTATCTACAGCACTCTGAGAATAACAGTCAGCTGATCCCTGAAACAGCTTTCTTCTTGAATTCTCCAAATTTGCTTCAACAATTGGCAAGAAAGATTTACCAGGCATGGCATCACCATTTTTTGGTGTCTCCAGTAATAGTTCTGCTGTCTCAAATCTCAGATCTGACTCTGGCACAACACTACTATCATATTGAGTACCCAAGTAATCCCAATCACATGCTGTTATTTCATCGTTATGTGTTTTAGCCAGATCTCTTTTCTGAACATTCATTCCAGAAGTCAATTGCTTCATTTTGTCTAGGCATCTTTGATCAAAGCATGATAGTTTTGCATGTTTCTGGGCTGTTTCATGATCTGTTTTGCCAGCGATGCCGTGTCTCTTGTCACTTCCCAAGGTATCACTACTAAGCTGGATGCGCTGAGCCAAATTAGTTGGCAAAATTGATGCATTATCAGGAGAATCATGATAAGCTTGGCTGAGGGAACGATCTATACTGCAATTTTTTGAAGCAATTGTCATGGGTCCAGACTGTTTTATACAACTTGATCTTCCTATTTGAGTCATGTGACAATAAGGAGACAAGCCGTCTTGACAAGGTTTTGCAGAAGTATTCCTAGTAAATATATAGTAAGCATACATTAAGCCAAAATGAGTAAACTTACAGAAAGTCAGAAATCAGTTAATATAAGACTAAGGTTACCAAATTGAAGTCTTGGATCCCTTTTGTGAATTAACTTCTGGCGGGGTGAAGATTGAAGGAATATGAACCAAATCTGATGACTTGATCATCTGTAAATTTGGTACAGCATCTAGAGGTTGAGATGATGATATAGGGGAGAGAGATTTGACGAAAttaagaaaaggagagtcctgCAGGTGTAAAATCTAATTAGAAACATATATAACTACCACATAACATGTAGTATCTTTTAATCAGAGTATGCAACAATTGTTTGCTCACTTAACAAATAAATTGCAAGAAGCATCACATTACAGATCAAATGTTAGAAAAATGATGTTGTCCTAACAGCAATAGATGTGAACACATTTCCAAGAGAAACCATTTATGCAATCTGAGGGGACATCAAACGGCTTTAAGCTTTTCCAATTTTAATTGTGAAGAATGAACAGCATAAAGGGGATAACATTTTGTGGGAAAGCAATGAAATTTGAAGATCAAGTGAATGCAATCCATTACTGATCGGCATCAAAACACAAATATTCCATTATGCTCCAGCGAGAGAATCTCCCACGAAAGTAGACAGAGGCAAGAGGATCCGTTAATCCTGAATTTCTGACAGAGGGAATGATTTTTAGATCAGTCAGTTATTACTAACCAAAAATGCCTCTCTTCAGACACCAACAATCATTAAAAGAGACACATTTTCCCAATCAATAAAAAAGTTGTGGCCAACAAAACACATAGAAGCGCACTTGGCATCCAGAAAAGAGATAGAGAAACGGAAATTCGATCCACAAATATCTGGCAGCACATCATCAATCTTGCATATGAAAACATGCATAACTACATAAAAAATAACGAACAAAAGAATTCACAGAAATGAATGATCTATTCCAAAATTCCCAAAGGTGGTAAATTTGAGAACCTCTGCAAGCACCCAATCCACGTCCATGAACGCACATGATTCAAACTCATAGATCAAAACCAGAGATTGAATCGACAAGGGCAGATCTTTAGAACAACAGGAGAAGCAAATCAGGCGCAAGAGTGAGTGAGCGAGCGAGTGACAGAGAGAGGTAGGTGACGACGGGGAGAGACGAGCTGGAGGGTCGACCTTGGAGGcaccgtcggcgccggcggggggCGGCGTGTCAGACGGTTCCATCATcagtctcctcctcctccggcggcggtggcgcgagcgATCATTGGCGCCGGGGTCCGCATCGGGGAAGCATTTCCAGTCCAGGCagtcgtgcggcggcggcggcggagaggagggcgtgaATGGTGGGGGAGGCGTTGGCTTGGCGCTCTcaacggcggagacggcgagggTTTTTAAAACGGGAGGGCAGCGCGTTGGGCGGGAGATAGCGAGGAACGGATTATTTTTTCTGTTGAGAGGACATGGGCCGGCCGGACCTGCTGGGTAGTGGGCTGGCCCGCAAGGACTGGGGCCCATATTAGGACTACTACTCCGTTACTTTGTGTTTAGTTtctttcaaacttccaaaaattccgccacatcaaatgtttggacacatgcatgaagtattaaatatagacgaaaaaaaccaattgcacagtttgcatgtaaattgcgagacgaatcttttgaacctaaatacgccatgatttgacaatgtcgtgctacagtaaacatttgctaatgacgaattaattagacttaattgattcgtctcgcagtttacataatttgttttgttattagtctatatttaatacttcaaatgtgtgtcatGTATGCTTCAAAAATTTTGCAcctaaacaactaaacacgaCCTTTACTAGTACATGGGAAAACGTACTATAATGGTTGAATCCAATTCACATCCCTCGATCACAAAACCTTTATACTTGTATGTCTTTCCCTCAACTTTCTTTGGTGATTTCTGTCATGTGGCATCCACGGGTAGCTTCATTGtcaaagaaattagaaaaaaaaattgaagcagGTGTTAGCCCCCACTCTTCTACTCCTTTATCTATTTCTTTTCCCTTTATTTTCCAAACAACAACAAGCTCTGCACCACGCTCACTGAGATCTCCTATGTGCTCGTTCGCTAGTTGCCATCCCTAACGTCTCCCCACCCACCCCCTTCCTTTGTGGTGCACCTCTTCTTTTA
Coding sequences:
- the LOC9269021 gene encoding protein tesmin/TSO1-like CXC 2, whose product is MGPSPCGPAHYPAGPAGPCPLNRKNNPFLAISRPTRCPPVLKTLAVSAVESAKPTPPPPFTPSSPPPPPHDCLDWKCFPDADPGANDRSRHRRRRRRRLMMEPSDTPPPAGADGASKDSPFLNFVKSLSPISSSQPLDAVPNLQMIKSSDLVHIPSIFTPPEVNSQKGSKTSIWNTSAKPCQDGLSPYCHMTQIGRSSCIKQSGPMTIASKNCSIDRSLSQAYHDSPDNASILPTNLAQRIQLSSDTLGSDKRHGIAGKTDHETAQKHAKLSCFDQRCLDKMKQLTSGMNVQKRDLAKTHNDEITACDWDYLGTQYDSSVVPESDLRFETAELLLETPKNGDAMPGKSFLPIVEANLENSRRKLFQGSADCYSQSAVDNIHAYCTSRGKEVATNHVSGILPCPRESQLIPDHHFSDSLEVPSDYMAMNPSAVSQHLRGLHRRSLFNDKVRDPTMGVQSVSNLGASTCATRHRSIPDDNYSKLVGSPVCALPNVDLHLVRMTEEMLAPNTSEMNTHNQGDYSSQATMPTSAGNSGQENPKRKRQKCQNDNVDSCKRCSCKKSKCLKLYCECFASKVYCSESCSCRGCFNDHSHEETVLSTRNRIESRNPLAFAPKVIRTCGPGLEFGEDSNATPASSRHKRGCNCKRSYCVKKYCECFQSGVGCSMSCRCENCKNSFGVRKGIERFETKEIERADRKMKDHPKEEQSEMDKYHALCEIWGVRSTENLFTTPSMDSRRAFALFPSECPKSSLTSSTRTSSHLHSPTRTDVLLSPFGSYTQMLLGNEASDMLLQQGDSSCTASLRIASPNKKRVSPLRTGNTLSPTCRKELGLKSIIPPFPSLTGDANSELQ